From one Mya arenaria isolate MELC-2E11 chromosome 4, ASM2691426v1 genomic stretch:
- the LOC128230687 gene encoding thrombospondin-1-like, which produces MDNDGYPDRGISCLEYGCKKDNCPTVSNSNQEDTDGDNKGDNCDTDDDNDGRYDWNDNCQFNSNWDQVDIDGDGYGDVCDVCPNDVDPDQLDSDGDGTGDVCDNDDDNDGLSDGDDNCPGKLNAEQEDVDGDGIGDVCDNCINMFNPFQNDANENGYGDLCDTLSFDRDVDSVPDDYDNCPTYANGEQSDVDGDGKGDVCDYDVDDDSIWNDLDNCPYVSNALQTDLNGDRVGDVCEKDADGDSIPDIYDACIHINKIVATNFTKHFVVALDPTIMDKSPAWMVKSNGAEVQQLVSTNIPSMLIVSRFYLWAWYDDDRGPLAQRGHKRRGHSPVAGSRPSGLGAKAVLPMVYNPSAVHSIHQVSISGRPKATSSEYSQPSTAYIK; this is translated from the exons ATGGATAATGACGGCTACCCGGATAGGGGAATATCGTGCTTAGAATATGGGTGTAAAAAG GATAACTGTCCGACGGTCTCCAATAGCAACCAGGAGGACACAGACGGAGATAACAAGGGAGACAACTGTGATACGGACGACGACAACGACGGCAGATATGACTGGAAC GACAACTGTCAGTTCAATTCAAACTGGGACCAGGTAGACATAGACGGCGACGGTTACGGTGACGTCTGCGACGTCTGTCCAAATGACGTCGACCCAGATCAGTTGGACAGCGATGGCGACGGCACGGGTGATGTGTGCGACAATGATGACGATAATGATG GTCTGAGTGACGGGGACGACAACTGTCCTGGAAAGCTTAACGCCGAACAAGAAGACGTTGATGGAGACGGGATAGGAGATGTTTGTGACAACTGTATAAACATGTTCAACCCATTCCAG AACGATGCAAATGAAAACGGTTATGGTGATCTCTGTGACACACTTTCCTTTGACAG AGATGTTGATAGTGTGCCCGATGATTATGACAACTGTCCCACATATGCAAATGGAGAGCAGTCCGACGTTGACGGCGATGGAAAGG GAGATGTATGTGATTATGACGTAGACGATGATAGTATATGGAATGACCTGGATAATTGTCCCTACGTAAGCAACGCATTGCAAACAGATCTGAATGGGGACAGAGTCGGTGATGTTTGCGAAAAGGACGCCGATGGAGATTCTATACCCGATATCTACGACGCGTGCATTCATATCAACAAAATAGTTGCAACTAACTTTACAAAGCATTTTGTGGTAGCACTTGATCCCACTATTATGGACAAAAGCCCTGCATGGATGGTGAAATCTAACGGTGCTGAAGTTCAACAATTGGTTTCAACAAACATTCCGTCTATGCTCATAG TTAGTCGATTCTACCTCTGGGCCTGGTACGACGATGACAGAGGCCCTTTGGCACAGCGCGGACACAAGCGACGAGGTCACTCTCCTGTGGCAGGATCCAGACCTTCAGGGCTGGGAGCCAAAGCTGTCTTACCAATGGTTTATAACCCATCAGCCGTCCACAGCATACATCAAGTGAGTATATCCGGCCGTCCAAAGGCTACATCAAGTGAGTATAGTCAACCGTCCACAGCATACATCAAGTGA